In one window of Vallitalea okinawensis DNA:
- a CDS encoding YicC/YloC family endoribonuclease — MMIKSMTGFGRGEHMKENKKFTVEVKTVNHRYGDFNIKMTKKFSFLESEVKNLLKKYISRGKIDVYISYEDQSEESSSVKVNGPLLKEYKDKLGLIGEEYGIKNDLNLSILSRFPEVLKLEEQKYDEELIWEVLSTAITQAVENVIAMRKKEGASLVLDLNTKLDHMQELTKQIEERSPLVVTEYRERLNSRLQELLSDNTVDENRIAQEVAVFADRCAIDEELVRLESHIKQVRSTLQAKGSVGRKLDFLAQEMNREANTIGSKANDLQITGFAIELKAEIEKIREQIQNIE; from the coding sequence ATGATGATAAAAAGTATGACAGGGTTCGGCCGTGGTGAACATATGAAAGAGAATAAGAAGTTTACTGTTGAAGTGAAGACAGTTAACCATAGATACGGCGATTTTAACATAAAAATGACTAAGAAATTTAGTTTTTTAGAATCTGAAGTTAAAAACTTATTGAAAAAATATATCTCAAGAGGAAAAATTGATGTTTATATTAGTTATGAAGACCAATCTGAAGAGTCCAGTAGCGTAAAAGTGAACGGTCCACTTTTAAAAGAATATAAAGATAAACTTGGCTTAATAGGTGAAGAGTACGGTATTAAAAATGATTTAAACTTATCCATTCTTTCACGCTTCCCAGAAGTTCTTAAATTAGAAGAACAAAAATATGATGAAGAGCTCATTTGGGAGGTTCTCAGTACTGCAATTACTCAGGCAGTTGAGAATGTTATTGCAATGCGTAAAAAAGAAGGGGCATCTTTAGTCCTAGATTTAAATACTAAATTAGATCATATGCAAGAGTTAACGAAACAGATAGAAGAAAGATCACCATTAGTTGTTACAGAATACCGTGAGCGACTTAATAGTCGGCTACAAGAATTATTATCAGATAATACAGTTGATGAAAATCGCATAGCTCAAGAAGTCGCAGTATTTGCTGATCGTTGCGCTATTGATGAAGAACTCGTTCGTCTTGAAAGTCATATCAAGCAGGTAAGAAGTACATTACAAGCTAAGGGATCAGTTGGACGTAAATTAGATTTTCTTGCTCAGGAGATGAATAGAGAAGCGAATACGATCGGTTCTAAAGCTAATGATTTACAAATCACAGGGTTTGCTATAGAATTAAAAGCAGAAATTGAAAAAATACGAGAACAAATACAAAATATCGAATAG